A section of the Cydia amplana chromosome 15, ilCydAmpl1.1, whole genome shotgun sequence genome encodes:
- the LOC134654690 gene encoding uncharacterized protein LOC134654690 — translation MEAVYPPAASALARGRRARRGGVRARHRTMPVTFAEIKEVDEENEEEASTAPPSRGSVSSERRRPDVLDERLGRQFLEFRRRRKRDALPEPPDEPAAAAAAELAPPASRAGSEPMEPR, via the exons ATGGAGGCGGTGTACCCGCCAGCGGCGTCGGCGCTGGCACGCGGTCGgcgggcgcgccgcggcggcgtGCGCGCCAGGCATCGCACCATGCCTGTTACCTTCGCGGAGATCAAA GAAGTGGACGAGGAGAACGAAGAGGAAGCAAGCACAGCGCCGCCATCACGCGGCTCGGTCTCCAGCGAGCGGCGGCGCCCCGACGTGCTGGACGAGCGGCTCGGCCGGCAGTTCCTCGAGTTCCGGCGTCGGCGCAAGCGTGATGCGCTACCCGAACCGCCGGATGAGcccgctgccgccgccgccgccgagctCGCGCCGCCGGCGTCTCGCGCCGGCTCCGAGCCTATGGAGCCGCGCTGA
- the LOC134654418 gene encoding uncharacterized protein LOC134654418 has product MPTLRDSKFGWLICGRMYTNTNNQNNKNQNTNDTNNKIQNKINCNHAIISKSQQNIENMLTKFWETEEVPNKNALNQNEQECENHFLTNTIRLDNGRFCVKLPLTESPECLGDSYNLAKRRFLNLERKFKRNPTLKSEYTTFINEYAELGHLSESSLLKPNPNYFLCHHAVFKNSESTSLRVVYDASAASSSGKSLNDILLVGPNVQDSLFSILVRARQYRYILSGDIEKMYRQVQVHDDDRNLQLIVWREDESSPLKTLRLNTLTYGTGSASYLSTRCLFQVGEEQSDQLIKTIIQKDFYVDDLITGANSEYELKYIQKSVSEALKTGCFNLRKYKSNLSSLFEDANINTQENLIISESASTLGLGWSPVNDTLNFPVKDPIPSDVITKRYIMSNAFKIFDPLGCLSLCIIKPKMLLQKLWELKIDWDLPVPDYIKKEWEKFVENIPFIQNLKIDRRVLCDSPKLIEMHVFSDASQSALGACIYMKSLSENGDVIVRLLCSKSKVAQLSPTTMPRQELGAALLAARLSRAVLDSLRYKPDRVVHWCDSSIVLSWLHNKSAKLKVFVANRINEILEKTKESTWRYVPTSANPADLISRGVDACQLPKLDLWWFGPTFLTEDESKWPVLNNLKIDDLPETKCNVVNLETPIVDFEKYSTLNKLQRSFAYVKRMIFNLKNPKNKRVGVLTVDELTESFKFLCLIAQKQSFQDEYEMLTKSKPLSSKSKILKLSPFLDNDKVIRVGGRIDASDYPYEKKHQILLHASHRLSKLIFANVHIKHMHAPPQLLLSLVKETVWPINGRRLAQRTVNNCMRCRRARGKTLTPKMGNLPAQRINADFPFISVGLDFAGPFYILNRKGRGAKLIKCYLCLFVCLRYKCLHLEAVSDLTKNAFIMTLRRFIARRGKPAEIFCDNGRNFVSAAKEIGQFIKANQEPMSDFANQEYIKFIFTPTYAPHFGGIWEAGVKSAKHHIKRVIGNSHLTFEEIGTLFAQVEAILNSRPLCPMSTSPDDLLSLSPGHFLIGRPLTALPSPALENRQEMSLQRYARIEKIRQHFWNRWQREYISELQERTKWRTNTAKLNLGDLVLLHEDHVPPLCWRLGRVTRLFPGADGVARVADVTTTKGCVRRPLVRLCPLPSPEDLKF; this is encoded by the coding sequence ATGCCTACACTACGAGATTCTAAATTTGGTTGGTTAATATGCGGACGAATGTATACTAATACTAacaatcaaaataacaaaaatcaaaatactaacgatacaaataacaaaattcaaaataaaattaattgtaatcatGCAATTATATCTAAATCACAACAAAACATCGAAAATATGCTAACTAAATTCTGGGAGACCGAAGAGGTTCctaacaaaaatgctttaaatcaAAATGAGCAGGAATGTGAAAATCATTTCCTAACGAACACTATACGGCTAGATAACGGTAGATTTTGCGTTAAATTGCCGTTAACTGAATCACCTGAATGTCTTGGGGATTCCTACAACTTAGCTAAAAGAagatttttaaatttggaacgaAAATTCAAGCGAAATCCGACCTTGAAATCCGAATACACTACATTCATAAATGAGTATGCAGAGCTAGGCCATCTGTCTGAGTCTAGCTTGCTCAAGCCAAATCCTAACTACTTTTTGTGCCATCATgctgtttttaaaaatagtgaatcTACATCCCTACGCGTCGTGTACGACGCCTCAGCTGCTTCCTCCTCTGGTAAATCACTCAATGACATTCTTTTGGTGGGGCCAAATGTCCAGGACTCTCTTTTCTCCATTCTTGTAAGAGCGAGACAATACCGGTACATTCTCTCTGGCGATATCGAGAAAATGTACCGCCAGGTTCAAGTTCACGACGATGACCGAAATCTGCAATTGATAGTATGGAGAGAAGATGAGTCTAGCCCCCTTAAAACGCTGCGATTGAATACTCTAACTTACGGTACCGGAAGTGCGAGCTATTTGAGCACGCGATGTTTATTTCAAGTAGGAGAGGAGCAGAGTGATCAGCTCATCAAAACTATAATACAAAAAGATTTCTATGTTGATGACCTGATCACTGGAGCCAATAGTGAATAcgaattaaaatatatacaaaaatcaGTTTCTGAGGCACTAAAGACAGgatgttttaatttaagaaaataCAAAAGTAACTTATCGTCTCTGTTTGAAGATGCTAACATAAATACACAAGAGAATTTAATCATTAGTGAATCAGCTAGCACTCTCGGGTTAGGATGGAGCCCAGTTAATGATACGCTAAACTTTCCTGTGAAAGATCCTATTCCGAGTGatgtcataactaaaagatacaTTATGTCAAAcgcatttaaaatatttgaccCACTAGGTTGTTTAAGTCTATGTATAATTAAACCAAAAATGCTATTACAAAAATTATGGGAGCTTAAAATAGATTGGGACTTACCTGTTCCGGATTATATTAAAAAAGAGTGGGAAAAATTTGTCGAAAACATACCATTCATCCAAAATCTCAAAATAGATAGGCGAGTTTTATGTGATTCACCAAAATTGATTGAAATGCACGTTTTCAGTGACGCATCACAGTCGGCCCTTGGTGCCTGTATTTATATGAAGTCTCTATCTGAAAACGGTGACGTCATTGTCAGGCTGCTATGCTCAAAATCAAAAGTCGCTCAACTGTCGCCTACGACCATGCCGCGGCAGGAGCTAGGTGCTGCGCTGCTCGCTGCCAGGCTCAGCAGGGCAGTCCTAGACTCTCTCAGATACAAGCCGGATCGTGTCGTGCATTGGTGCGACTCAAGTATCGTGCTGAGCTGGTTGCATAATAAATCTGCTAAACTAAAGGTATTCGTGGCTAATCGCATAAATGAAATCTTAGAAAAGACTAAAGAATCAACGTGGAGATATGTGCCTACCTCTGCAAATCCAGCTGATTTAATTTCGCGGGGAGTGGATGCCTGCCAGCTTCCAAAGCTGGATCTGTGGTGGTTTGGACCTACATTTTTAACTGAAGATGAATCTAAATGGCCTGTTTTAAATAATCTTAAAATTGATGACTTACCTGAAACTAAATGTAATGTTGTAAATTTAGAAACTCCCATCGTAGACTTCGAAAAATATTCTACGCTAAATAAATTGCAAAGATCGTTTGCATATGTTAAGAGAATGATATTTAATCTAAAAAATCCTAAAAATAAACGAGTAGGTGTTTTAACTGTTGACGAGTTGACAGAATCGTTTAAATTTCTCTGTTTAATCGCTCAAAAACAATCGTTCCAAGATGAGTACGAGATGCTTACTAAATCTAAGCCGTTAAGCTCTAAATCTAAAATATTAAAGCTTTCACCTTTTTTAGATAACGACAAGGTGATTAGGGTTGGCGGTCGAATCGATGCATCTGATTATCCGTATGAAAAGAAGCACCAAATTTTGCTTCACGCATCTCATCGTTTATCAAAACTTATATTTGCCAATGTGCACATAAAACATATGCACGCGCCTCCTCAATTATTGTTGTCTCTTGTTAAGGAAACCGTATGGCCTATAAATGGAAGACGCCTTGCTCAGCGCACAGTAAACAATTGCATGCGATGCAGGCGTGCTCGCGGCAAGACTCTGACCCCAAAAATGGGAAATCTCCCAGCTCAGAGAATAAATGCGGATTTTCCGTTTATATCAGTAGGTTTAGATTTTGCGGGACCTTTCTATATTTTAAATAGGAAGGGTCGAGGtgctaaattaataaaatgctatttatgtttatttgtgtgtttacgcTATAAATGTTTGCACTTAGAAGCGGTTAGTGATCTAACAAAAAATGCTTTCATAATGACGCTTAGGAGGTTCATTGCGCGAAGGGGCAAGCCTGCGGAAATATTCTGTGACAATGGTCGAAACTTTGTCTCCGCGGCTAAAGAAATAGGTCAATTTATAAAAGCTAATCAGGAACCTATGTCTGATTTTGCGAATCAAGAATACATAAAGTTCATATTCACTCCAACTTACGCACCTCACTTCGGCGGTATCTGGGAGGCCGGAGTAAAATCCGCAAAGCACCATATAAAACGTGTAATAGGCAATAGCCATTTGACATTTGAGGAAATAGGAACTCTATTTGCGCAAGTGGAAGCGATTCTAAACAGTCGTCCCTTGTGCCCCATGTCTACGTCCCCTGACGACCTCCTTTCCCTCTCTCCAGGGCACTTCTTAATCGGAAGACCATTGACTGCACTGCCGTCGCCTGCACTGGAGAACCGCCAGGAGATGTCTCTTCAACGTTATGCTAGGATAGAAAAGATACGCCAGCATTTTTGGAATAGATGGCAGAGAGAATATATATCCGAATTACAAGAGAGAACCAAATGGAGAACAAACACTGCCAAACTTAATTTGGGCGACTTGGTTCTGCTCCACGAAGATCACGTGCCTCCGCTATGCTGGCGCCTTGGAAGGGTTACGCGCTTGTTCCCGGGAGCCGACGGTGTTGCCAGGGTTGCAGACGTAACCACCACAAAGGGATGCGTACGACGACCACTCGTTCGCCTCTGCCCTCTACCATCACCGGAGGACTTGAAGTTTTGA